AGTTCCAGTGGGCGGAAAAGATCATCGCTAAAGGACTGGTTCCCATCGTGGAGCCGGAGGTTGACATTCACGCGGAGCACAAGGACAAAGCGGAGGAACTGTTGAAGGAACAGATCGTCCGTCGGCTTGACGAGCTGGCGGAGGGGCAGAATGTGATTTTGAAGCTGACCCTGCCAACCAAGGCTGGGTTCTATGCTGACCTAGGGAATCACAAACGGGTCCTCCGAGTCATGGCCCTGTCGGGCGGATATAGCCGGGACAAGGCATGTGAGCTTTTGGCCTTGAATCACGGGATGATCGCCAGCTTCTCTCGGGCCCTGACGGAAGGGCTCTTGGTCGGACAGTCTGACGACGAGTTTAACAGCCTTTTGGACCGGGCGATCGAAAAGATTTTCAACGCATCTGTCAAGTAACGTTCAAGGACCGGAAGAACTCCGGTCCTTGAACGCGTATATACGAACTGGAGGGGTATGAATGACGCTTTTGGCTCACCAGGAAAGGGCGCAGGGCGCTCCGGACACAATCTTCGCTTATGCCGGACAGGCGGCTACTCGGGCAGCCCAAGTCGGACGGGATAACATTGTCAACGCCACGATAGGGTCGTTCCTCAACGCTGACGGCTCTCTGGCAACCCTGCCGGCCGTTGAGCTGGCGATGGCCGAGGTGCCTTTTAAGGCCAAGGCCAGTTATGCGCCGATTGACGGGATCCCTGCGGCAATAGACGCGATGATCGACGACATTTTCCGGGACTGTCGTCCGAATGCTTTCATCGAAGGCGTTGCGACGCCCGGCGGCGCTGGAGCTTTGCACAACGCGTTCTCTAACTACTTAACTCGGGGTGACGTCTGTCTGACGACCAATTATTACTGGGACAACTACGACGCGCTGTTGCGGCTGAACGGCTGCTCCCTCGAGACTTTCCCAATGCTTGGCAGCGGTGAAAGTTTTAACACTGAAGGGTGCTTAGCCGCGTGCCGGGAGAGGGCAAAGAAGCAGAAGAACGTGATGCTTCTGCTGAACACGCCGGCTCATAACCCGACCGGTTTTTCGGTTCCTCTGGCGGATTGGAAGGCCCTTGTTGCTGGGCTGAAGGACTTGGCGAAGTCCCATCAGGACGGCGGGGTTGTGGTCGTCGTCGACGTGGCGTACATCGATTACGCCGGGTTCGGATCGCGGGAGTTCTTCAAGTGCTTTGAGAACTTGCCGGAAAACATGATCACGATCGTCTGCGCTTCGATGAGCAAGGGCTACACCATTTACGGTTACCGGTTGGGCTGTGAAATCTGCATTGCCCCGACGAAGGCCTCAGCAGAAGAGTTCAAGCACGCCAGCGGAACGACTGCCCGGGGGACGTGGTCCAACTGCAGCCGGCCGGCGATGGAAATGGTGCTTCAAATTGCCTCAGACCCTGAAAAGCTGGCTCGGTTCCGCCGCGAACAGGAGGAGTTCGCCGGCTCTCTGGCCCGCCGGGCGAACGCGTTTTTGTCCGAAGCCAAACAGGTCGGTCTGAAGCCCTGCCCCTATCAGAGCGGATTCTTCATTTACGTTCCTACGCCGACCGATGACGACGCTCGTCGTCTGGCTGCCGAGCTGCAGAAGGCCGACGTTTTTACCGTGCCGCTTGGCAAGGGCGTTCGGGTTGCCATCTGCGCTATCAGCGAGGAGAAGATAGCCGGTTTGGCGACGTTGATTCACAAGGATAT
This is a stretch of genomic DNA from Jonquetella anthropi DSM 22815. It encodes these proteins:
- a CDS encoding pyridoxal phosphate-dependent aminotransferase, which translates into the protein MTLLAHQERAQGAPDTIFAYAGQAATRAAQVGRDNIVNATIGSFLNADGSLATLPAVELAMAEVPFKAKASYAPIDGIPAAIDAMIDDIFRDCRPNAFIEGVATPGGAGALHNAFSNYLTRGDVCLTTNYYWDNYDALLRLNGCSLETFPMLGSGESFNTEGCLAACRERAKKQKNVMLLLNTPAHNPTGFSVPLADWKALVAGLKDLAKSHQDGGVVVVVDVAYIDYAGFGSREFFKCFENLPENMITIVCASMSKGYTIYGYRLGCEICIAPTKASAEEFKHASGTTARGTWSNCSRPAMEMVLQIASDPEKLARFRREQEEFAGSLARRANAFLSEAKQVGLKPCPYQSGFFIYVPTPTDDDARRLAAELQKADVFTVPLGKGVRVAICAISEEKIAGLATLIHKDMQVLGL